The following are from one region of the Methanobacterium alcaliphilum genome:
- a CDS encoding stage II sporulation protein M yields MVIKEKYESTIHALYRRNEKFLFISAAIFFTSLFLGYFLSGVFDFFLKSIFDEFKRSIQNGRIKLTTLSIFTHNLQTIFLIYGGGFLLGAFTILFLFINGSFLGYVMTKGPIGNMILLILPHGIFEIIGLIIAGAAGFRLASFTYRFVNNMLSQTWYGSIFSKIKHIFNENRDEFQESLMLLGISIVFLFIAAIIEANFTLGLYQYLTGL; encoded by the coding sequence ATGGTAATAAAAGAAAAATACGAAAGTACAATTCACGCTCTTTACAGAAGAAATGAAAAATTTTTATTTATTTCTGCCGCCATATTTTTCACATCACTATTTTTAGGTTACTTTTTATCTGGTGTATTTGATTTCTTTTTAAAAAGTATTTTTGATGAATTCAAGCGCAGTATACAAAATGGTAGAATCAAATTAACAACATTATCTATTTTCACCCATAACCTTCAAACAATATTTTTGATATATGGTGGAGGTTTTCTTTTAGGTGCATTCACCATCCTATTTTTATTTATAAATGGGTCATTTTTAGGCTATGTCATGACAAAAGGCCCTATTGGGAACATGATTCTTCTGATATTGCCTCATGGAATTTTTGAAATAATTGGCCTGATCATTGCAGGGGCTGCCGGTTTTAGACTGGCCAGTTTCACCTACCGCTTTGTGAATAATATGTTATCTCAAACATGGTATGGCTCAATATTTAGTAAAATTAAACACATATTCAATGAAAACCGAGACGAATTCCAAGAATCCTTAATGTTATTAGGTATTTCTATCGTGTTTTTATTTATTGCAGCAATTATTGAGGCTAATTTTACTTTGGGATTGTATCAATATCTAACAGGTTTATAA